The genomic interval GGGAGCTCGTCTGCCTGCTGGGCGCCAACGGCGCCGGCAAGAGCACGCTGCTCAAGCTCATGCTCGGCGTCCTGAAGCCGCTTCACGGCACGGTGACGCTCGATGGCCGCGCCCTGCCCGGCTACTCGCGCCGGCAGTTGGCCCAGCGCATCGCCTACGTGCCGCAGGTGCATGTCGCGCCGTTTCCCTACTCGGTGCGTGAAATCGTGCTGATGGGGCGCCTGCCGGCCGCCGGCATCTTCCGCGCGGCAAGTGCCGCCGATCATGACAAGGTGGAGGAAATCATCCAGCGCATCGGCATCGCTCACCTTGCCGAGCGGCCCTATACGGAAATTTCCGGTGGCGAACGGCAACTGGCATTGATCGCCCGCGCCCTGGCGCAGGAAGCCAGCCTGCTGGTGATGGACGAACCGCTGGCCAGCCTCGACTACGGTCATCAGATGCGCCTGCTGGCGCGGCTGGAGCAGCTCGCGGCAGAGGGTTACGGCATCCTGATGACGACCCACGATCCGGATCAGCCGCTGCTCGGCTGCGACCGCGTGGCACTCCTGATCGACGGCCGCATTGCCGCCGATGGCCGTCCCGATGCCGTGCTGACGCCGGAATCCATCGAGCGGCTGTACGGCGTCCGCGTTCATCTGGTGCGCGCTGCGGATGGCGCCGGCATCGCCTTCCGCTCACGTGAAAGGCGCGACGCATGCGCGGCATGAGCATGAATGCACATATTTCGATGTTGTCTACGCGCCGACTCCGTAGCGTCAGCGTCTTGCGCAAGCCGGAGGCCCGGCCGTGATGCCGAATGAAGAATTTCTCGCCGGTGCCGGCGCGGAACGTATCCGCGCGGCGCATCACGGCGCAGACTCGCGCTGGTTGCGCGGCATCGCGCAATGGACGCTGGTCGTCGCCGCGCACGCCGTCATATTGTGGGGCGCGTTGCAGATCTCGCCGCAGGCCAGGCAGGCGGTGGGAGAAATCATCCAGGCGACACTGATCGCGCCGCAGGCACAGCCGCAACTCGTTCCGCCACCGCCCGAACCGCCCCGGCCGAAGATCGTGCCCAAGCTGCGTCCCACGCCCCCGGCGCCGGTATTGGCCGCCGCGCCGCGCGATGAGGCGCCGGCGGCCGCCTTCATCGTCGATCCGCCACCCGCAGAGCCTGCTCCCGCCGCCCCGGCCGCAACCGCAGCAGCGGCGCAGGCCGAACCGGCGCCCCTGATACCGCCGATATTCAATGCCGACTATCTCGACAATCCGTCGCCGATCTATCCGGCCTTGTCGCGCCAGCGCGGCGAAACCGGACGGGTGCTGCTGCACGTCCATATCCTGGCAAACGGACGGGCCGAACGGGTCGAGCTCAAGACTTCATCCGGCTTCGAGCGTCTCGACCGCTCGGCGCTCGAAGCCGTGGCCCGCTGGCGCTTCGTACCTGCCCGGCGCGGCAACGAACGGCTTGCCGCCTGGGTGCTGGTTCCCATTTCCTTTGTCATGTAGAGGTGCAGTCATGAACGAAACCGCGCTCGGTTTTTCCCATTTCCTCGCGCAGGCCGATCCGGTCGCGCGCTTCATTCTCGCCACGATGCTGCTGGCATCGCTGGTGACCTGGGGCATCATCGTCGACCGGCTGATCAGTTTCGGCCTGCTGCGCAAACGCAACGGCGCCTTCCTTGCGCGATTCCGCAAGGCGCGCTCGTTCGACGAAGCGGTGCGGGAGGTCGAAAACGAGGTGGCGGACGAACCCTGCGCCCGGCTGACGCGCATCGCGCTCGACGCGAGGCTGCACTACACCGCCTGCGATGCCGCCCACCTCGATGCGGCCGGCGGCCTGTCCGAATTCATGACCCGCGCGTTGCGCCAGGGCATCGAGGAGGAAACCGAACGTCTCGAGCGCGGACTGTCCATACTGGCTTCCGTCGGTTCGACAGCGCCCTTCGTCGGCCTCTTCGGCACGGTATGGGGCATCTATCATGCGCTGATCGCCATCGGCATGTCCGGACAGGGCACGCTCGACAAGGTGGCCGGGCCGGTGGGCGAAGCCTTGATCATGACGGCGATCGGCCTGGCGGTGGCGATTCCGGCGGTGCTCGCCTACAACGCCCTGACGCGGCGCAACCGGATCGTGCTCGGTCGTCTGGATGCCTTCGGCCACGACCTGCTGACCCTGGCCGTCACCGGCACGCCCATCGAGCGGGGCAAGCGCGCCGCGCCGCTACGTCTCGCGGAGGCCGTGTAATGGGGCTCGGTACGCTCGGCGGCAGCAGCAGCGGCCGCCCCATGGCGGAAATCAACGTCGTTCCGCTGGTGGACGTCATGCTCGTGCTGCTGGTGGTGTTCATCGTCACCGCGCCCCTACTGACGCACGCCGTCAAGCTGGAGCTGCCGCAGGCGCGCAGCCAACCCAACGTGACCCGGAGCGAACACATCGAAATCGCCGTCCAGCGCGACGGCACGATTTTCTGGAACGGAACGCCACTCCCGCGCGAGGAAGTGGAGCGGAGGGCCGCCGCGCTCGCGCTCGATGCGCCGGACAGCGAGATCCATCTCAAGGGCGACGACGCCGTGCCCTACGGCGAGATGGCGCGCCTGTTGTCGATGCTTGCGCGGCAGGGGCTGACGCGGATCGGCTTCGTCACCGATCCGCGCACGGAGTGAAACCGGGAAAGCCCATGCCACCGTTCAAGGCAAGCAAGACGAAAAAATATTTCGCAATGAATCAATGAATCCAGCAAGGAGAACCCA from Sterolibacterium denitrificans carries:
- a CDS encoding ABC transporter ATP-binding protein, with translation MIEARGIRFAYHGRRVLDGASLSLAAGELVCLLGANGAGKSTLLKLMLGVLKPLHGTVTLDGRALPGYSRRQLAQRIAYVPQVHVAPFPYSVREIVLMGRLPAAGIFRAASAADHDKVEEIIQRIGIAHLAERPYTEISGGERQLALIARALAQEASLLVMDEPLASLDYGHQMRLLARLEQLAAEGYGILMTTHDPDQPLLGCDRVALLIDGRIAADGRPDAVLTPESIERLYGVRVHLVRAADGAGIAFRSRERRDACAA
- a CDS encoding energy transducer TonB, giving the protein MPNEEFLAGAGAERIRAAHHGADSRWLRGIAQWTLVVAAHAVILWGALQISPQARQAVGEIIQATLIAPQAQPQLVPPPPEPPRPKIVPKLRPTPPAPVLAAAPRDEAPAAAFIVDPPPAEPAPAAPAATAAAAQAEPAPLIPPIFNADYLDNPSPIYPALSRQRGETGRVLLHVHILANGRAERVELKTSSGFERLDRSALEAVARWRFVPARRGNERLAAWVLVPISFVM
- a CDS encoding MotA/TolQ/ExbB proton channel family protein, which gives rise to MNETALGFSHFLAQADPVARFILATMLLASLVTWGIIVDRLISFGLLRKRNGAFLARFRKARSFDEAVREVENEVADEPCARLTRIALDARLHYTACDAAHLDAAGGLSEFMTRALRQGIEEETERLERGLSILASVGSTAPFVGLFGTVWGIYHALIAIGMSGQGTLDKVAGPVGEALIMTAIGLAVAIPAVLAYNALTRRNRIVLGRLDAFGHDLLTLAVTGTPIERGKRAAPLRLAEAV
- a CDS encoding ExbD/TolR family protein; amino-acid sequence: MGLGTLGGSSSGRPMAEINVVPLVDVMLVLLVVFIVTAPLLTHAVKLELPQARSQPNVTRSEHIEIAVQRDGTIFWNGTPLPREEVERRAAALALDAPDSEIHLKGDDAVPYGEMARLLSMLARQGLTRIGFVTDPRTE